From Microcystis aeruginosa NIES-2549, a single genomic window includes:
- the pyrE gene encoding orotate phosphoribosyltransferase — protein sequence MRKKSILAIEAIYNDFWLNCNRNFGVSQTPNPENMANSSVANLDTASLRQFLLDALVRLAYREGDFTLSSGQKSSYYINGKQVTLTAEGALAVGRLLLSLLPPDTQAVAGLTLGADPIVSAVSVVSAYENSPIPALIVRKEAKGHGTMAYIEGPTLNPGAAVVVLEDVVTTGKSAMVAVERLRDAGYQVDLIIALVDREQGGAEFYQSQGIKFQALFSIRDLQAAYHNQ from the coding sequence ATGAGAAAGAAATCAATACTAGCGATCGAGGCAATATATAATGACTTTTGGCTTAATTGTAACCGAAATTTTGGAGTCAGTCAGACTCCCAATCCTGAAAATATGGCTAATTCCTCGGTAGCGAATCTCGATACTGCTTCCCTGCGTCAATTTCTCCTCGATGCTCTTGTCCGTCTTGCCTATCGAGAGGGAGATTTCACCCTGTCTTCAGGACAAAAAAGCAGCTACTATATCAACGGCAAACAAGTTACTCTCACTGCTGAGGGAGCTTTAGCCGTGGGGCGTTTATTGCTGTCTCTACTGCCTCCAGATACCCAAGCGGTGGCAGGATTAACCCTAGGGGCGGATCCGATTGTCAGCGCGGTTAGTGTGGTATCTGCCTACGAAAATAGCCCGATTCCAGCTTTAATCGTCCGCAAAGAGGCAAAAGGTCACGGAACCATGGCTTATATCGAGGGGCCGACTTTAAACCCCGGTGCCGCAGTGGTTGTCCTCGAAGACGTGGTGACAACGGGGAAAAGTGCCATGGTAGCGGTAGAAAGATTACGCGATGCGGGTTATCAAGTAGATTTAATCATTGCTTTGGTGGATAGAGAGCAAGGAGGGGCGGAATTTTACCAATCTCAGGGAATAAAGTTTCAAGCTTTGTTTTCGATTCGGGATCTACAGGCGGCTTATCATAATCAATAG
- the nuoH gene encoding NADH-quinone oxidoreductase subunit NuoH, translated as MNQGIDLQESFIKSLTDLGLSGGLAKAIWMPLPMFLMIIAATVGVLVCVWLERKISAAVQQRIGPEYAGPLGVLQPVADGLKLVFKEDVVPAKADPWLFLFGPILVVMPVFVSYLIVPFGQNLLITDLNVGIFLWISLSSIAPIGLLMAGYASNNKYSLLGGLRAAAQSISYEIPLALSVLAIVMMSNSLSTIDIVEQQSGYGILGWNIWRQPVGFLIFWIAALAECERLPFDLPEAEEELVAGYQTEYAGMKFALFYVGSYVNLVLSALVFAVLYLGGWEFPIPVNAVAGWLGVSETNPWLQIITASLGITMTVLKAYFLIFIAILLRWTVPRVRIDQLLDLGWKFLLPVSLVNLLLTAALKLAFPFAFGG; from the coding sequence ATGAATCAAGGCATAGATTTACAAGAAAGTTTCATTAAATCCCTAACAGACTTGGGATTAAGTGGAGGACTGGCTAAAGCGATTTGGATGCCTTTACCCATGTTCCTGATGATTATAGCCGCCACAGTGGGGGTTTTAGTCTGCGTCTGGTTAGAAAGGAAAATTTCCGCCGCCGTCCAACAGCGTATCGGGCCGGAATACGCAGGACCCTTGGGCGTTTTACAACCGGTCGCCGACGGTCTGAAATTAGTCTTTAAAGAAGATGTCGTCCCCGCTAAAGCTGACCCTTGGTTATTCCTCTTTGGGCCAATTTTGGTGGTGATGCCGGTGTTTGTCTCCTACCTCATCGTCCCCTTCGGTCAAAATCTGCTGATTACTGACCTAAACGTGGGTATCTTTTTATGGATTTCCTTGTCCAGTATTGCCCCCATTGGTTTATTAATGGCGGGTTATGCCTCAAATAATAAGTATTCCTTACTGGGAGGCCTACGGGCGGCGGCGCAATCGATTAGTTATGAAATTCCCTTGGCTTTATCGGTATTAGCGATTGTGATGATGTCTAATAGTCTCAGTACCATTGATATTGTCGAACAACAATCCGGTTATGGCATTTTAGGCTGGAATATCTGGCGCCAACCGGTGGGTTTTCTGATTTTCTGGATTGCCGCTTTAGCTGAGTGTGAACGTCTGCCTTTCGATTTACCAGAAGCGGAGGAGGAATTAGTCGCCGGTTATCAAACCGAATACGCGGGGATGAAATTCGCTCTCTTTTATGTGGGTTCCTACGTTAACCTCGTGCTGTCGGCCCTAGTTTTCGCCGTCCTCTATCTTGGTGGTTGGGAATTTCCTATCCCCGTCAATGCTGTGGCCGGCTGGTTGGGAGTGAGTGAAACCAATCCTTGGCTACAAATTATCACCGCTTCCCTCGGGATTACGATGACGGTATTAAAAGCCTATTTTCTCATCTTCATCGCTATTCTCTTGCGTTGGACTGTACCCCGGGTTCGCATTGACCAATTACTCGATTTAGGCTGGAAATTCCTTTTACCGGTATCTTTAGTTAACCTACTACTTACCGCCGCCCTAAAACTAGCTTTTCCCTTTGCTTTTGGCGGTTAA